The following coding sequences lie in one Fundulus heteroclitus isolate FHET01 chromosome 20, MU-UCD_Fhet_4.1, whole genome shotgun sequence genomic window:
- the LOC105934745 gene encoding matrix remodeling-associated protein 8 gives MVWTRDTVRDRQRVVHWDIYRDSPDYIMDRVVDMFSTGDQRLYHSHNLGRVGLNPTAFKDGNFSLVIKDVSMNDRGLYSCNLHHIYCHLHETVRIQLNVTKSRRKQQSFWDGQKAVYVVLKGTTVLLPCINRRSVWADWGNDEEDQQVVHWDRQSPGVQHDRADRLVDLYASGEQRSYGPLFLQRKMNISNQAFSEGDFSLTITDLQFTDQGTYSCHLHHHYCGLHERREFRVTVDPPLIQSTQPVISLPREKDAAKAEAAQVINVVLPDQSHHFLLLLGYVLTSFLLLAFVTLIVILTMRRRKAKDFSPKVSIRSSRSPSSSDEYEIDIGEENVVASCSRQERAFDYKNNLLKENALMKAQPKVIDLDKEIQKFSK, from the exons ATGGTGTGGACCAGGGACACGGTGAGGGACAGACAGAGGGTGGTCCACTGGGATATCTATCGAGACTCCCCGGACTACATCATGGATAGAGTGGTGGACATGTTCTCGACCGGAGACCAGAGGCTCTACCACTCCCACAACCTGGGAAGGGTCGGCCTCAACCCAACGGCTTTCAAGGACGGGAACTTCTCGCTGGTCATCAAAG ATGTGAGCATGAATGACAGAGGCCTCTACTCCTGCAACCTCCACCATATCTACTGCCACCTGCATGAAACGGTCAGAATTCAGCTCAACGTGACCAAATCAA GACGCAAGCAGCAGAGCTTCTGGGACGGACAGAAAGCGGTGTACGTGGTGCTGAAGGGGACCACTGTGCTGTTGCCATGCATCAACAGACGGAGCGTCTGGGCAGACTGGGGCAACGATGAGGAGGACCAGCAG GTTGTCCACTGGGACCGTCAGTCCCCGGGAGTCCAGCATGACCGTGCCGACCGGCTGGTGGACCTGTACGCGTCTGGGGAGCAGCGCAGCTACGGGCCCCTGTTCCTGCAGAGGAAGATGAACATCAGCAATCAAGCCTTCTCAGAGGGGGACTTCTCTCTAACAATAACAGATCTACAG TTTACGGACCAGGGGACGTATTCCTGTCACCTTCACCATCATTACTGCGGCCTGCACGAAAGACGAGAGTTTCGGGTCACAGTCGATCCCCCTCTGATTCAGAGCACGCAGCCGGTCATATCCCTCCCCAGAGAAAAAg ACGCTGCCAAGGCCGAGGCAGCTCAAGTCATCAACGTCGTCCTGCCTGACCAAAGTCATCATTTTCTCCTGCTGCTCGGCTACGTCCTCACATCCTTCCTGCTTCTGGCATTCGTTACTCTCATCGTCATCCTCACCATGAGACGGCGTAAAGCCAAAG atttttctccTAAGGTGTCCATTAG GTCCAGCAGAAGTCCCAGCAGCTCTGATGAGTATGAGATAGACATCGGGGAGGAGAACGTAGTCGCCTCCTGCAGTCGACAGGAGAGAGCATTTG acTACAAGAACAACTTGCTAAAAGAAAACGCCCTGATGAAGGCTCAGCCAAAAGTTATTGATCTTGACAAAG AGATCCAGAAGTTTTCCAAGTGA